From a single Gimesia fumaroli genomic region:
- a CDS encoding biopolymer transporter ExbD — MPIKFYCNQCGQKLSVARKKAGKSVSCPACSGQITIPFESQSQRPPQSKETPAPPTEADLTPQVTAPLDQEQNQLLDDLDDLGPLGESWDEILEADSKETAAEETKPPTVAKKQEERFEEPEVEKVAASETREPVSEVEPSQEKQIAPPKPTPSAKKNDRKIEKATPSVPVPTSAPSVVAPTFDDEEEDEDDDDDGFSIRSAESDFEEMDLTPMVDVTFLLLIFFMITASFSLQKSIQVPPPNPDEDGVSQSLQTLDDFREESIIVEIDNNNGIYVDDTKLANPSEIVQAILDRRDQDGKPKRELVLSAHKAARHETVVAVVDAANEVGMQKIRLATYRGPED, encoded by the coding sequence ATGCCTATCAAATTTTATTGTAATCAATGTGGTCAAAAGCTAAGCGTAGCCAGAAAGAAAGCAGGAAAGTCCGTTTCTTGCCCTGCCTGCAGCGGCCAGATTACAATTCCATTTGAAAGTCAGTCCCAGCGTCCCCCACAGTCGAAAGAAACACCAGCACCTCCCACAGAAGCAGATTTGACTCCCCAGGTCACCGCCCCACTAGATCAGGAGCAAAATCAACTCCTCGACGACCTGGATGATTTAGGCCCACTCGGAGAAAGTTGGGATGAAATCCTGGAAGCTGACTCGAAAGAGACTGCTGCCGAAGAAACAAAACCGCCCACGGTAGCCAAAAAACAGGAAGAACGGTTTGAGGAACCAGAGGTTGAGAAAGTTGCTGCGTCTGAAACACGGGAACCTGTTTCAGAAGTCGAGCCCTCACAAGAAAAACAGATTGCCCCTCCGAAGCCCACTCCCTCTGCAAAGAAAAACGATCGCAAAATAGAGAAAGCCACGCCATCAGTCCCCGTACCGACTTCAGCGCCAAGCGTCGTAGCACCGACTTTTGACGATGAAGAGGAGGATGAAGACGACGATGATGATGGGTTTTCAATCCGCTCTGCTGAATCCGATTTTGAAGAGATGGATCTGACCCCGATGGTTGATGTGACATTTCTTCTGTTGATCTTTTTTATGATCACTGCTTCCTTCAGCCTGCAAAAGAGCATTCAGGTGCCCCCTCCCAACCCTGATGAAGATGGCGTTTCACAATCACTGCAAACGCTCGATGATTTTCGCGAAGAATCGATCATCGTTGAGATTGATAATAACAATGGAATTTATGTCGATGACACCAAGCTTGCAAATCCATCTGAAATAGTACAAGCAATACTGGATCGCCGGGATCAGGACGGAAAACCCAAACGGGAATTAGTGCTCAGCGCACACAAAGCGGCTCGTCACGAAACAGTCGTTGCCGTCGTTGATGCAGCCAACGAAGTCGGCATGCAGAAAATCAGACTCGCGACTTACCGTGGTCCCGAAGACTGA
- a CDS encoding MotA/TolQ/ExbB proton channel family protein, with protein sequence MNYSLAPILNVAGIAIYVALGLTALYGVFCVILLVRQISQKRFLTQNAANEFLDQIHEDIEKKDYESIVNLCDSPPYWSKAVPQLILVAMANMERPAKKLRQMLAEKFERDILADLEYRVSWISTIVKSAPMLGLLGTVIGMINAFDKIGNMQESGGDPSQLAGEISFALFTTAAGLAVAIPLVMAGALIHVRIGKLQDSVQEHTGEFLDILEASRKS encoded by the coding sequence ATGAACTACTCACTCGCTCCTATTTTAAACGTTGCCGGAATCGCCATTTATGTTGCCTTGGGGTTAACTGCTTTATATGGCGTTTTTTGTGTAATTCTTCTGGTCAGACAAATCTCCCAGAAACGATTCTTAACACAAAATGCCGCCAATGAATTCCTGGATCAGATTCACGAAGATATCGAGAAAAAAGACTATGAATCGATCGTCAATCTTTGTGATTCCCCCCCCTACTGGAGTAAGGCAGTTCCCCAGTTAATTCTGGTCGCCATGGCCAATATGGAACGCCCGGCGAAAAAACTCAGACAGATGCTCGCTGAAAAATTTGAGCGGGATATTCTGGCTGACCTCGAATATCGCGTTTCCTGGATCAGCACGATTGTCAAAAGTGCTCCCATGTTGGGTCTGTTAGGTACTGTGATCGGGATGATTAACGCGTTTGACAAAATTGGGAACATGCAGGAATCAGGCGGCGATCCAAGTCAACTGGCCGGCGAGATCAGTTTCGCGTTATTCACCACAGCCGCAGGCCTGGCGGTGGCCATTCCACTGGTGATGGCTGGTGCTTTAATTCACGTTCGTATTGGAAAACTGCAGGATTCGGTTCAGGAACACACGGGAGAATTCCTGGACATCCTCGAAGCGTCACGAAAGTCATGA
- a CDS encoding MazG nucleotide pyrophosphohydrolase domain-containing protein, producing MFFEKDQSRGIEGTFMWFMEEVGELASALRDNNDRENLAEEFADVLAWLATMANVADIDLEQAVTRKYVQGCPRCHQEVCTCDLSRKP from the coding sequence ATGTTCTTCGAAAAAGATCAGTCTCGAGGTATTGAAGGCACCTTTATGTGGTTTATGGAAGAAGTTGGGGAATTGGCTTCAGCACTGCGGGATAACAACGACCGGGAGAATCTGGCTGAAGAATTTGCCGATGTTCTGGCCTGGTTAGCGACAATGGCAAATGTCGCAGACATCGATCTGGAACAGGCGGTTACCCGAAAATATGTTCAAGGGTGCCCTCGCTGTCATCAAGAGGTCTGTACCTGTGACCTCTCCCGCAAACCATGA
- a CDS encoding ExbD/TolR family protein translates to MAKKKSLFNSDDDGWKKKSTSGGGGDDLDITPMIDVTFLLLIFFMVTSTMQATQDSDVPVARHGVGVDTRGSSLVLVHNDGNGLNGTSVVEFKEAGGAVEVTLEELTARIQERVQGGVMDVIIKADRGVPHGFVQEVTKAVTEVDGVKFYIGIEEKKK, encoded by the coding sequence ATGGCTAAGAAAAAATCATTATTCAACTCAGACGACGATGGTTGGAAGAAAAAGTCCACATCAGGTGGAGGTGGAGACGATCTGGATATCACCCCCATGATTGATGTTACATTCCTGTTGCTGATTTTTTTCATGGTCACCTCAACCATGCAGGCCACACAGGATTCCGACGTCCCGGTCGCCCGCCACGGAGTAGGCGTCGATACCCGCGGGTCATCGCTTGTCCTGGTTCATAATGACGGCAATGGATTGAACGGAACGAGCGTTGTGGAGTTCAAAGAAGCGGGCGGTGCTGTCGAAGTCACACTGGAAGAATTGACTGCACGAATCCAAGAGCGGGTTCAAGGGGGAGTCATGGATGTGATTATCAAAGCAGACCGTGGTGTGCCTCATGGATTCGTCCAGGAGGTGACGAAAGCTGTTACGGAAGTCGACGGCGTCAAATTTTATATCGGAATAGAAGAAAAGAAAAAATAA
- a CDS encoding tetratricopeptide repeat protein — MSNGLPRIIRLTICMLAVMLPLHMHSNRLVMAEEKQAESIEVVLKTAREHQQHGRYAEAREVYAQAKKQLADSKQKNADHQWQLLRGLTQIDIETGQTKSALDRLNEGLKQLPDQADLHALAAKLYYETGDYPSADKHVTKALSFNPDQPLAHLIQAHLLTDSGKIDEANEAYRWFVRYYNRAQPEDAETLLVIAEGATQYARWNSVSQIFNFVINTVCPDALKADPLAWKASYLSGSILQEKYNRPQAADEFTAALKTNSQAAIVYTALARSAIEVRDFDKSIELINRALKTNPQLVEALLLQCDLHLINGQYLKALVSAENAAALNNRAQSVLARKAACYLLQDGAPDTETLTLLFDTSAVPDQSQIIKPESSRFVKLVTTLLKDNPKPGYFLYELGQLMEMKRQFTFAEFAYLKTKILMPQLSGPKTSLGMLYMQMGKTDLAQQTLNDAFKADPYHVRVSNMRKVLGVLESYGAILTDHFVIRYDSKADYILGRYMADYLEEIYPEMVKQFGFEPPGKTQFEIYHNAKGLAAHQWFSARMIGLPWIQTIGASTGAVVALTSPTAMKEPYNWAAVLKHELVHVFTLQQTKYKIPHWFTEALAVRSEGKARPQRFNQLLVERVPKGDIYSLDELDGVFVRPKSSDNWDFAYCQSLLCADFMVEEFGDDALKKLLTAYQNQRSTPNAIQESFQISQEEFEKRYHRYLEKLTATLKGYHTPSTLSFRELQQQHEQNPNDMDIAGQYAYRLLHYRKKQEARKLARTVLSQQPEQAQAALTIARLELLSEDLEAAHAILQPALETDSPDVQVLELAGKILLKQEKFSDAVKVYETGHLKYPYQTEWLQGLAIIYQHEDDPKKLEAALLKLVHLDPADATSLKLLMKLYIEQKKWEHALHWGQEALYVDVLDPETHESLSETALKLKRTELAIRELNMVLHLDDKNEDVRFLLTKTLLNSGRKQEAITELDRLLKQNPDHVQARTLKQKL; from the coding sequence ATGTCAAACGGCCTACCCCGAATCATCAGACTTACAATTTGCATGCTGGCAGTCATGCTACCGCTTCACATGCATTCGAACCGTCTGGTCATGGCGGAAGAAAAACAAGCAGAGTCAATTGAGGTGGTATTAAAGACGGCACGCGAACACCAGCAGCACGGCCGTTATGCTGAAGCCCGCGAAGTCTATGCTCAAGCAAAAAAACAACTCGCTGATTCCAAACAGAAAAACGCCGACCACCAGTGGCAGTTGCTCCGTGGATTAACGCAAATCGACATCGAAACCGGGCAGACAAAATCGGCCTTGGATCGCTTGAATGAAGGACTGAAACAACTACCCGACCAAGCAGATTTACATGCGCTGGCGGCAAAACTGTATTATGAAACAGGAGATTATCCCAGCGCTGATAAACACGTCACCAAAGCCCTCTCTTTCAATCCGGACCAACCTCTGGCACATCTGATCCAAGCCCATCTGCTCACTGATTCCGGAAAAATTGACGAAGCCAACGAAGCCTATCGTTGGTTTGTTCGGTATTACAACCGGGCCCAACCGGAAGATGCAGAGACACTGCTGGTGATTGCCGAAGGAGCGACGCAGTACGCACGCTGGAATAGCGTTTCCCAAATTTTTAATTTCGTCATCAACACAGTCTGCCCCGATGCATTAAAAGCGGATCCTCTGGCCTGGAAAGCGTCTTACTTGAGCGGTTCAATTCTGCAAGAAAAATACAACCGCCCCCAAGCCGCTGATGAGTTTACAGCAGCCCTCAAAACAAATTCCCAAGCCGCAATTGTCTATACCGCGTTAGCACGCTCCGCTATCGAAGTCCGTGATTTTGATAAGAGTATCGAGCTCATCAACCGTGCCTTGAAAACCAATCCCCAGTTAGTCGAAGCCTTACTGTTACAGTGTGATTTACACCTGATTAATGGACAATATCTAAAAGCATTGGTGTCTGCAGAAAACGCTGCCGCTCTCAACAACCGTGCCCAATCCGTTCTGGCCAGAAAGGCAGCCTGCTATCTTCTGCAGGATGGGGCTCCCGATACCGAAACGTTGACTCTGCTGTTTGACACGTCAGCAGTCCCAGATCAGTCACAAATAATAAAACCTGAGTCGTCCCGCTTCGTGAAGCTCGTAACGACTTTATTGAAAGATAACCCAAAACCGGGGTATTTCTTATACGAACTGGGCCAGTTGATGGAGATGAAACGCCAGTTTACGTTTGCTGAATTTGCATACTTAAAAACCAAAATTCTGATGCCTCAACTCTCTGGCCCCAAAACTTCTTTGGGCATGTTGTATATGCAAATGGGTAAAACAGATCTCGCCCAACAGACATTAAATGACGCGTTCAAAGCCGATCCCTATCATGTACGTGTCAGTAATATGCGTAAAGTACTGGGAGTGCTGGAATCTTATGGCGCTATCCTAACGGACCACTTTGTCATTCGTTACGACTCCAAAGCCGACTATATTCTTGGCCGTTATATGGCCGATTATCTGGAAGAGATATATCCCGAGATGGTAAAACAGTTCGGCTTTGAGCCGCCGGGAAAAACCCAATTTGAAATTTATCATAACGCCAAAGGGCTCGCCGCCCATCAATGGTTTAGTGCCCGGATGATCGGTCTGCCTTGGATCCAGACAATTGGTGCCTCGACTGGCGCCGTCGTTGCATTAACGTCACCCACTGCCATGAAAGAGCCTTATAACTGGGCGGCTGTCTTAAAACATGAGCTGGTGCATGTCTTTACGCTGCAACAAACGAAATACAAAATACCACACTGGTTTACAGAGGCACTCGCCGTCAGAAGTGAAGGTAAAGCGCGCCCCCAGCGATTTAACCAACTGCTCGTGGAACGTGTTCCTAAAGGAGACATCTATTCTCTGGATGAACTGGACGGTGTATTTGTACGTCCCAAGTCTTCAGATAATTGGGACTTTGCGTACTGCCAAAGTCTGCTATGTGCCGACTTCATGGTAGAGGAATTTGGCGATGATGCATTGAAAAAGTTATTAACTGCATACCAGAATCAGCGTTCGACACCGAATGCAATCCAGGAATCCTTTCAGATTAGTCAGGAAGAATTTGAGAAACGCTATCATCGCTATCTGGAAAAACTGACGGCAACACTCAAAGGCTACCACACGCCATCGACACTCAGTTTCCGTGAACTGCAACAACAACACGAACAGAATCCAAACGACATGGATATCGCCGGGCAATATGCTTACCGGCTGCTTCATTACCGAAAAAAACAGGAAGCCCGAAAACTCGCCCGTACCGTATTGAGCCAACAGCCCGAACAGGCGCAAGCCGCTTTAACGATCGCCCGCCTGGAACTCCTCTCGGAAGATCTGGAAGCAGCACATGCGATTCTGCAACCGGCGCTGGAAACGGATTCCCCAGACGTGCAAGTCCTGGAGTTGGCCGGTAAAATTCTGTTGAAACAGGAAAAATTCAGTGATGCAGTCAAAGTCTATGAGACGGGCCATTTAAAATATCCCTATCAGACCGAATGGCTCCAGGGACTGGCGATCATCTACCAACATGAAGACGACCCGAAAAAGCTGGAAGCCGCCTTGCTAAAGCTGGTTCATCTGGACCCCGCGGATGCCACCAGTCTGAAACTATTGATGAAGCTTTATATTGAGCAGAAAAAATGGGAACACGCCCTACACTGGGGACAGGAAGCGTTATATGTCGATGTACTTGATCCGGAAACACATGAATCGCTTTCCGAAACCGCATTGAAATTGAAACGAACAGAACTGGCAATCCGGGAATTAAATATGGTTTTACATCTGGATGATAAAAATGAAGACGTCCGTTTCTTACTGACAAAGACATTACTAAATTCGGGAAGAAAACAGGAAGCCATCACTGAACTCGATCGATTACTGAAACAAAACCCCGATCACGTTCAAGCACGCACATTAAAACAAAAACTCTGA
- a CDS encoding HEAT repeat domain-containing protein: MTLIVFLAFQSNAYSQPPKAEIDVAIKRGVAYLKEKKDYGRTGMNAFVAYTLLKSGESPESAYIQRCVKNILADHQQKDKNGEPIYKPGGDYNYCAGVQLMVLEALSPELYYAEIRATAEFLINTQLPGGGWFYPQDTPNNGDTSITQYAILGLWAAERAGMTIPTTVWDKAARWHLSTQLPTGAFSYHPGDRAGSAPKHTMSVAGTGSMYVISMQLYPDGKLRSGPVTKQSTPSKKRFGFLEKVELTEKEKGKDEKNLFTKPTISYAALQGGKAKGANWVVNNYNVRSPTGWPNYYLYGIERIAALANVEKLGPHDWYADGARQLLATQRDDGSWKGVGNIPASTCLAIIFLSKATVKTLGRRYKPEPVGAGLLAGGRGLPKNLAEVQMRNGKVESKKLSGDLSELLAQLENPANADLESTQETLVETITLGDREKLIQQKDRVLKLIDARSPDVRRTAIWALSRTNDFRMAPHLIRALKDPDLGVRIEARNGLCTLSRKIRGLGMPEDPLADAPLNLPEAERLKLVEAWSDEATSRWQKWYNSIKPFEEKFDLYEVLNQLPQSKNK; the protein is encoded by the coding sequence ATGACACTGATCGTCTTTCTGGCGTTTCAGAGCAACGCTTATTCACAGCCACCCAAAGCAGAAATTGATGTAGCAATCAAACGTGGCGTTGCCTACCTGAAAGAAAAAAAAGACTACGGCCGCACGGGAATGAACGCCTTCGTTGCTTACACTCTGTTAAAGTCGGGAGAATCACCGGAATCTGCTTACATTCAGAGATGCGTAAAAAACATTCTGGCCGACCATCAACAGAAAGACAAGAACGGGGAACCGATTTACAAACCAGGCGGCGATTACAACTATTGCGCCGGGGTCCAATTGATGGTTCTTGAAGCACTCAGCCCGGAACTTTACTACGCGGAAATCCGCGCAACGGCGGAGTTTCTGATCAACACACAACTCCCGGGGGGCGGTTGGTTTTATCCGCAAGACACTCCTAACAACGGCGATACCAGTATCACTCAATACGCCATCCTGGGGCTCTGGGCAGCAGAGCGTGCTGGAATGACCATCCCCACAACCGTCTGGGATAAAGCAGCTCGCTGGCATTTATCAACACAGCTACCTACTGGTGCTTTCAGCTATCATCCTGGAGACCGCGCCGGAAGTGCCCCCAAACACACAATGTCGGTCGCGGGAACGGGCAGTATGTATGTCATTTCGATGCAACTTTACCCCGATGGCAAATTGCGTTCGGGGCCAGTCACCAAACAAAGTACTCCTTCAAAAAAACGATTTGGTTTTCTGGAGAAAGTTGAACTCACAGAAAAGGAAAAAGGAAAAGACGAAAAAAACCTCTTTACCAAACCGACAATCAGTTATGCCGCACTTCAGGGGGGAAAAGCAAAAGGCGCCAATTGGGTCGTGAATAACTACAATGTTCGCTCTCCCACAGGCTGGCCGAACTATTACCTCTATGGAATTGAACGAATTGCTGCACTCGCCAACGTGGAAAAACTGGGGCCTCACGACTGGTACGCCGATGGTGCACGACAACTCTTAGCAACACAACGGGATGACGGAAGCTGGAAAGGTGTCGGAAATATTCCCGCTTCTACCTGCCTGGCGATCATCTTTCTCTCAAAAGCAACAGTGAAAACACTGGGCCGCAGATACAAACCCGAGCCTGTGGGAGCAGGACTATTGGCAGGCGGCAGAGGTCTCCCCAAGAATCTGGCTGAAGTTCAGATGAGAAACGGGAAAGTGGAAAGCAAAAAACTCTCCGGCGATTTGAGCGAATTACTCGCGCAACTGGAAAACCCCGCCAATGCCGACCTGGAATCCACTCAGGAAACACTGGTTGAAACAATCACCTTGGGAGATCGAGAAAAACTGATTCAGCAGAAAGACCGCGTCTTAAAACTCATAGACGCCAGATCTCCCGATGTCCGTCGAACCGCGATCTGGGCACTATCACGTACAAATGATTTTCGTATGGCTCCTCACCTGATCAGGGCACTCAAAGACCCTGACCTGGGTGTCCGGATCGAAGCCCGAAACGGGTTGTGTACTCTCAGTCGGAAAATCCGTGGTCTGGGAATGCCAGAAGACCCGCTAGCGGATGCCCCTCTCAATCTGCCTGAAGCGGAACGGTTGAAACTGGTCGAGGCGTGGTCAGATGAAGCAACCAGCCGTTGGCAGAAATGGTACAACAGTATTAAACCCTTCGAAGAAAAATTTGACCTCTATGAAGTTCTGAATCAGCTCCCTCAATCAAAAAACAAATAA